A single Corynebacterium stationis DNA region contains:
- a CDS encoding muconate/chloromuconate family cycloisomerase, which translates to MSAPIIEAIETRILDVPLIRPHGFATFTANEQPILLVQVKLSDGSTGFGEGVVPGGAWWGGETVETMQAIVEKYLAPATIGRKASEISGIVHGWERHVANMRFAKAGLEIALFDAYARSLNIPLADLLGGKFRDSLDCTWALGVLPLEEAVAEVEERITSHGHKSFKLKMGSGDPATDVSRIAELVDALDGRVSFRIDINARWDRLTSLRFLPKLAEAGVELFEQPTPADDLDTLREITQRIGVPVMADESVCSPADALAVVKKQAADVVAIKTTKLGGLLASKKTAAIAETAGLACHGATSLEGPFGTAASLHFCASTPAVTYGTELFGPMLLKETYVENDIEYRDGKVFVPEGPGTGLNPDWDQINKFTRK; encoded by the coding sequence ATGTCAGCACCCATTATTGAAGCTATTGAAACCCGAATCTTAGATGTTCCACTTATCCGTCCGCACGGGTTCGCGACGTTTACCGCCAATGAGCAGCCTATTTTGCTCGTACAGGTCAAGCTGTCGGACGGGTCCACGGGATTCGGCGAGGGTGTCGTACCAGGTGGCGCTTGGTGGGGCGGGGAGACGGTTGAGACCATGCAGGCCATCGTCGAAAAGTACCTGGCACCGGCCACCATTGGCCGCAAGGCTTCGGAGATTTCCGGCATCGTGCACGGTTGGGAACGCCACGTTGCTAACATGCGCTTTGCCAAGGCCGGGTTAGAGATCGCTCTTTTCGATGCCTACGCTCGTTCCCTTAACATCCCCCTCGCTGACCTGCTCGGCGGCAAGTTCCGCGATAGCCTCGACTGCACCTGGGCCCTCGGCGTACTACCGCTTGAGGAGGCTGTCGCTGAGGTCGAAGAGCGTATTACTTCACATGGGCACAAGTCTTTCAAGCTCAAGATGGGTTCTGGCGATCCAGCAACGGACGTTTCTCGCATCGCAGAGCTTGTCGATGCCCTCGACGGCCGCGTCTCCTTCCGCATCGACATCAATGCCCGCTGGGACCGCCTGACTTCCCTGCGCTTCTTGCCAAAACTCGCTGAGGCTGGCGTAGAGCTCTTTGAGCAACCAACGCCTGCTGATGACTTGGATACCCTCCGCGAGATTACCCAGCGCATTGGCGTTCCTGTTATGGCCGATGAGTCCGTCTGCTCCCCCGCCGACGCCCTCGCGGTGGTCAAGAAGCAAGCCGCCGACGTCGTCGCTATCAAGACCACCAAGCTCGGTGGCCTACTCGCATCCAAGAAGACCGCCGCCATCGCTGAGACCGCTGGTCTCGCCTGCCACGGCGCCACCTCCCTGGAAGGACCTTTCGGCACCGCCGCTTCCCTACACTTCTGCGCCTCCACCCCAGCGGTCACCTACGGCACCGAGCTCTTCGGCCCCATGCTGCTGAAGGAAACCTACGTCGAAAATGACATCGAGTACCGCGACGGTAAGGTCTTCGTCCCCGAAGGCCCCGGCACCGGCTTGAACCCTGACTGGGACCAGATCAACAAGTTCACGCGAAAATAG
- a CDS encoding MFS transporter, giving the protein MTRVPGYQRLVGAMALNQTGYAMAAVVVPLLIFDVTGNPTLIGLVSRLGTGALVLLSLLSGAVNDRLHASRVLRVVALTQAIVWFVIAGLLTFGGSSIWLIAVLVIFTAALGAFDMPSEESRIRQIVAPNDLGSANAVAHGCESAAEVLGGPFAGFLSAFGPQVAVIVQGVAHGLASILVPSKTLVSRNCASTEEDGENS; this is encoded by the coding sequence CAGACTGGGTATGCAATGGCGGCGGTTGTTGTTCCACTGCTCATCTTTGACGTAACCGGAAACCCGACGCTCATCGGTCTGGTTTCGAGGTTAGGAACTGGAGCTTTAGTCCTTCTTAGTCTGCTGTCTGGGGCAGTGAATGACCGTTTGCATGCTTCGCGGGTTTTGCGCGTTGTGGCATTGACCCAAGCGATAGTCTGGTTCGTGATCGCAGGATTGCTAACTTTCGGCGGTTCTTCAATCTGGTTAATTGCCGTTCTCGTCATTTTTACTGCAGCACTCGGTGCATTTGATATGCCAAGTGAGGAGAGCCGGATCAGACAGATCGTGGCACCGAATGACTTGGGTAGTGCCAATGCGGTTGCTCATGGATGTGAATCCGCCGCTGAGGTTCTCGGCGGGCCTTTCGCCGGTTTTCTTTCTGCTTTCGGTCCGCAGGTTGCCGTAATCGTGCAAGGTGTTGCCCATGGCCTAGCTAGCATTTTGGTTCCTTCCAAGACATTGGTTTCCCGCAATTGTGCAAGCACCGAAGAAGATGGTGAGAACTCTTGA
- the catA gene encoding catechol 1,2-dioxygenase — protein MALDTATETATAQASGTAATDKFKKTRAPHADTSPERAAAIYKDLFKAFEEITLKHQITYDEYEVVKWWMIQVGENGEWPLWLDVFYEHVVEKANYDRKGYTGTQGSIEGPYYVDNAPKLPAECEMPMRDKDREAQALYFTGQVTDIDGNGLGGATVELWHADEEGYYSQFAPNIPEWNLRGTIVTDEEGNYNIKTLQPAPYRIPHDGPTGWFIDSYDGHPWRPAHLHLRIKHPGYRTITTQLYFVGDEHLQDDVASAVKPELVLDPQPQADGSNKVVYPFALDRED, from the coding sequence ATGGCTTTGGATACGGCAACAGAAACCGCAACAGCACAAGCATCCGGCACTGCAGCAACGGACAAGTTTAAGAAGACCCGCGCACCGCACGCGGATACTTCCCCGGAGCGCGCAGCAGCCATCTATAAGGATCTCTTCAAGGCTTTTGAAGAAATCACCTTGAAGCACCAGATCACCTACGACGAGTACGAAGTAGTTAAGTGGTGGATGATTCAGGTCGGCGAAAACGGCGAGTGGCCACTGTGGCTGGACGTCTTCTACGAGCACGTTGTGGAAAAGGCTAACTACGACCGCAAGGGCTACACCGGCACCCAGGGTTCCATTGAGGGCCCTTACTACGTTGACAACGCTCCGAAGCTGCCAGCTGAGTGCGAGATGCCAATGCGTGATAAGGACCGCGAAGCACAGGCACTGTACTTCACCGGCCAGGTCACCGACATCGACGGCAATGGCCTCGGCGGCGCTACCGTTGAGCTGTGGCACGCAGATGAGGAGGGCTACTACTCCCAGTTCGCACCAAACATCCCAGAGTGGAACCTGCGCGGCACCATCGTGACCGATGAAGAGGGCAACTACAACATCAAGACCTTGCAGCCTGCTCCTTACCGCATTCCTCACGATGGCCCAACTGGCTGGTTCATTGATTCCTACGATGGCCACCCATGGCGCCCAGCGCACCTGCACCTGCGCATCAAGCACCCTGGCTACCGCACCATCACCACTCAGCTGTACTTCGTTGGTGATGAGCACCTGCAGGATGACGTTGCTTCCGCAGTTAAGCCTGAGCTGGTTCTGGATCCTCAACCACAGGCAGATGGTTCCAACAAGGTTGTTTACCCATTCGCGCTGGATAGGGAAGACTAA
- the catC gene encoding muconolactone Delta-isomerase gives MLFLARMDVNFPDSLTPEQTADFQAREKEYSGNLQEKGIMRAIWRVVGEYANYSIFDVDDHDELHTILSGFPMFKYMDVKITPLAKHPNALKYYLRD, from the coding sequence ATGCTGTTTTTGGCACGCATGGATGTAAATTTCCCCGATTCACTCACCCCTGAACAAACCGCTGACTTCCAGGCCCGCGAGAAGGAATACTCCGGCAACCTGCAGGAAAAAGGCATCATGCGCGCCATCTGGCGCGTCGTCGGCGAGTACGCCAACTACTCCATCTTCGACGTTGATGACCACGATGAGCTGCACACTATCCTCAGCGGCTTCCCCATGTTCAAGTACATGGACGTGAAAATCACGCCACTAGCCAAGCACCCTAACGCACTGAAGTACTACCTGCGCGATTAA
- a CDS encoding TIGR04255 family protein, with translation METKNVYPNAPIVLVALEIDLETDEALTLQAVNLISGRLKNRLPERAELPGYSVSFNVAEEAEPDLDKVVSWRWSSRDKRTHFSIRQAPHPVDRGIDVSLSFELTDYAGYENLRELVKNSVAAVMETLSVRVVNRVGLRYLDEIRVPSPSEGDSIVWSDWVKDSLVREIDEVSSLILDGGVKQNSVAYQIAEDTFLHMRYGALEGFAFTGSDDFRRELPTPGPFFLLDLAIEKTVGTNSDLDSLLEIIDRAHEPIREIFELLITDKLRQEVLNNEY, from the coding sequence ATGGAAACTAAAAACGTATACCCAAATGCCCCAATTGTGCTGGTTGCGTTGGAAATCGATTTAGAGACTGATGAAGCCCTCACCCTGCAGGCAGTCAATCTAATTTCGGGTCGCCTCAAAAATCGGCTTCCTGAGCGTGCCGAGCTTCCTGGTTACAGTGTTTCTTTCAATGTGGCAGAGGAAGCCGAACCTGACCTAGATAAAGTAGTTTCTTGGAGATGGTCGAGCAGGGATAAAAGAACGCATTTTTCAATCCGGCAAGCTCCTCATCCTGTAGATCGGGGGATCGATGTCTCGTTGTCTTTCGAATTGACTGATTATGCTGGGTATGAAAATCTTCGCGAATTAGTAAAGAATTCGGTAGCCGCCGTTATGGAAACTTTAAGCGTTCGTGTGGTTAACCGAGTGGGACTAAGGTACTTGGATGAAATTCGTGTCCCGTCACCATCTGAAGGTGATTCAATCGTGTGGTCCGATTGGGTGAAAGACAGCCTGGTTCGAGAAATAGACGAAGTTTCTTCATTGATCTTGGACGGAGGTGTCAAGCAAAATTCGGTAGCCTATCAAATCGCCGAAGATACCTTTCTTCATATGAGATATGGAGCCTTAGAAGGATTTGCGTTCACCGGTTCTGATGATTTTCGTCGTGAGCTTCCTACCCCGGGCCCCTTTTTTCTACTTGATCTAGCTATTGAGAAAACGGTTGGAACAAATTCCGATCTGGACTCTCTACTAGAGATTATTGATAGGGCACATGAACCTATACGAGAAATATTTGAATTGTTGATCACGGATAAGCTACGTCAGGAGGTTCTGAATAATGAATACTAG